A stretch of DNA from Tigriopus californicus strain San Diego chromosome 11, Tcal_SD_v2.1, whole genome shotgun sequence:
TGCTACTTCAAGGAGCCAATTGATAAATTTGATCACAATGAATAGGGCTTGTTAAGTAAACGCGTTcgtgaacaactgacgttattctgTGGAGTGaagtcaaagacaacatgcccaaccAAAACCCCACTGAGCATGCATTgacttttgacatttgaaatgctGCATTAAGGATATTGATAATAAAATATCAACATATCTTGGTAGCTTTTAGACAAGTATTAAATCTAAGTTAGAATTCAATATAAGGTTATTAAAATATTAAAGCTGTTCCTTATAGTTTTGCGTGTAAAAACCTGCGAAAAGATGTTCAAGTACTTCCCTCAAGACTTGATAAGGTATTTCCCCACTAAGACTTGAAATGTGAATCACCACCAGAAGAGATATCCAATTAGGTTGAAtcccaaaaaaaataaaatcagatgatattttttttttaaatttttattGCGACGagcatgtctcattggatatatgcGGTATATAAGGTACATGATAGTTAACACGAATAGTTTCACACATGGCGGTTTGcggcccattctgggttcaagggttCAATGAAATACGCTTTTTGGCATGTAGAGTAAGACTGAGTGtcacaaatttgaatgttGAGTGTCTGTAAAAATAGAACAATTAAGCCCAAACCAGAATCTGACAATTTACAATTGCCACTTTCATGCAAGTTTCAAGCTAGAATCGTGTCATTTTGATTGGACGGTTTCACTTGTAAATCGTTTTTATTGGCGCTTTTTTACTTCATGGATCTGGAGGCACTGCCTCCAATGCTCGGTTTATGTGCTGAGACTCTGTCCACACGATCGTCTTCGAGAGATATATTCTCAGTAAAGGTCCATGTGACTTGTTGGGAACCACTTGACAGATTGTCAAGTTCAACACACGCCATGATTGAACTACCATCATATGGTGATCAAGAGGTATGGATGGGAATGTGTCAGATATTCAAGGATTTCAAGGCAATCTCCGATTTGAACCATGATACCTTGATTGCGCTATTCTCAGCCACTTCAGGCGTGGATTGCAGTTATAAGTTGGACAATCTGATGGAATGTTTATTGGAGGGGAAGGATTCGAAAACGGCTTCGGCTTTGATCCATGGAATCATTGATGCGGCTTTGCAATTGGACCAATTGTTCCCCTCTGGAACTCTGTCCCAATTAGATCATGCAGACGATCACATTTCGTACTCAAGAAGTCATGTGAGATGCCTTTTGGCTCACATGTTTTGGGGGACTTTGAAGCCTTTGTGGAACGAAAGTTTCGGATTGTATCGTACTTCAAGTGGGGAACCaattcatcaaaaatttcCAAGAACCTTCTTGGATTGGTACCAATCCAAAGATATGAGCGAGCAATCTAAAATATATATCCGAACGATACTGAACTATTTCCAAACTCCTATTGAAGACACCCACGCCATTGATTTTTACTTGAGACATCGCCGTTTGGAACCATTCGAATGGATGGATTCGAAGCAACACATATGTCCTGTTCAAGTCCGAACCCAGGGTAGAATTGGGGATTATGGGGCCAATTTTGAGGttgattttgccaataaaCAAGTTGGCTTTGGCCAAGGTGCTACACAGGAAGAGCTCATCCTAGGCACCAGTCCCGAATCTTGTGTAGTGGTACTGATTTCCAAACCCTTGGAGGACGATTTTATCATCGAAATCAAAGGATGTCAAATGTTCGGGGATTACACTGGGTTTGGTGCCTCGGCCAAGTTTTGTCCTCCTATGGAAGACAAGTCCAGAGATTGGAGTCAAAGAACCATTTTAGCCATGGATGCAGAATTCTATGACGGATTGCCAGGGGATAATCGCCTCCAACAATTAAAAGATGAAGCTTTGTTCCGAGAACTGAACAAAGCATATTGTGCGTTTTCGGCAGCCTCGGGATCCACGATTGAAACAGGTCCTTGGGGCTGTGGTGCATTTGGAGGTGATAGAGAGATTAAGCTGATTATTCAAGTTCTTGCGGCTTCAAGAGCGGATTGTCGAGAATTGGTGCTCTACACTTTCGGAAACGTGAATCTATCCGAAAAGCTGAATGAACTTTTAGACTGTATTCACAAGCGACAAATTGGTGTTGGAAAGGTCCTGGGAATGCTGTGTCATTCCAGGAATGATATTTATCCTAGCTTTGATATGCTCACGTGGAAACAACGAGAGGACAACGAATTGTTCCTTTGTGATTTATTACTGAAGCAAATGGACAAAATGCCAATAATGGTCTGATCGAAGCTATGTTTTCTATTGCAATGGTACTCTTGATGTCCTTGCCGTGCAAGATTAGGGCTGTTCACGTACAATTTCTATCACATTAGTTTGAGTTGTACCAAAACCCCTTTCCTTGTCAGATCATATTGTATTATAAGCTACTGGAAGAAAATTCAGTCGGAGATGGCTAGGCTTGACTCTTTTACGCAGATTTTACGGAAaggcttcaaaaagaaaacactgaCTTTTTCGAACTGTTGCCAAGGAAAATATGGTGTACTGAAATAGAATCTTTAGCGAGGGATACAAACG
This window harbors:
- the LOC131889900 gene encoding poly(ADP-ribose) glycohydrolase-like, whose protein sequence is MIELPSYGDQEVWMGMCQIFKDFKAISDLNHDTLIALFSATSGVDCSYKLDNLMECLLEGKDSKTASALIHGIIDAALQLDQLFPSGTLSQLDHADDHISYSRSHVRCLLAHMFWGTLKPLWNESFGLYRTSSGEPIHQKFPRTFLDWYQSKDMSEQSKIYIRTILNYFQTPIEDTHAIDFYLRHRRLEPFEWMDSKQHICPVQVRTQGRIGDYGANFEVDFANKQVGFGQGATQEELILGTSPESCVVVLISKPLEDDFIIEIKGCQMFGDYTGFGASAKFCPPMEDKSRDWSQRTILAMDAEFYDGLPGDNRLQQLKDEALFRELNKAYCAFSAASGSTIETGPWGCGAFGGDREIKLIIQVLAASRADCRELVLYTFGNVNLSEKLNELLDCIHKRQIGVGKVLGMLCHSRNDIYPSFDMLTWKQREDNELFLCDLLLKQMDKMPIMV